In Rhineura floridana isolate rRhiFlo1 chromosome 6, rRhiFlo1.hap2, whole genome shotgun sequence, one genomic interval encodes:
- the ADIG gene encoding adipogenin yields the protein MKYPLVPLINDLTFPLLFFWFCLPFGILLILLVFWLQHLLNDEAQVPIIREIKMPPSDNSDGNADLQLENESRGDNNQCKMPRKASKSAMTTTPPMKKMGPKPAYLSSKETSQRKSLSAFISDRLDQGVKQYCSEKSSLFNTVMLLSALLISLLFSLLCQLLEVSNGLRIQMLPSSLAIRVYQLFAWLNEMPVKIMISLKREICARSAFLIEREKKL from the exons ATGAAGTATCCTCTGGTTCCTTTAATTAATGACCTAACAtttcctctccttttcttttGGTTTTGTTTGCCCTTTGGAATATTATTGATCCTTTTAGTTTTCTGGCTTCAGCATCTGCTCAATGATGAAG CCCAAGTACCTATCATTAGAGAGATAAAGATGCCACCCTCTGATAATTCTGATGGGAATGCTGATCTCCAGTTGGAAAATGAATCCAGAGGAGATAACAACCAGTGCAAGATGCCCAGAAAAGCCTCAAAAAGTGCCATGACGACAACTCCACCTATGAAAAAAATGGGGCCCAAGCCTGCCTATTTGAGTTCAAAAGAGACCAGCCAGAGAAAAAGCCTCTCTGCCTTTATTTCAGACAGATTGGATCAGGGTGTAAAACAGTATTGCTCTGAGAAGAGCTCCTTATTTAATACAGTGATG CTGCTGTCCGCTCTACTGATCTCTCTCCTCTTCAGCCTTCTTTGCCAATTGCTTGAGGTCTCTAATGGTCTGCGAATTCAGATGCTGCCTTCATCTCTGGCTATCCGTGTATATCAACTGTTTGCCTGGCTGAATGAAATGCCTGTGAAAATAATGATTTCCTTGAAACGGGAAATCTGTGCTCGATCGGCTTTTCTCATTGAGAGAGAAAAGAAGCTGTAA